Proteins encoded by one window of Rubrobacter indicoceani:
- the hemB gene encoding porphobilinogen synthase, whose protein sequence is MAFPTQRMRRIRGNASLRGLVRETHLRPDDFIYPMFITAGEDVRREIKSMPNVFQLSINHAVAEAKRVHELGIPGVLLFGIPDAKDEAATGAYDPEGVVQLAVRAIKDAVPELLVITDVCLCEYTQNGHCGIVDGRSGEVLNDVSLELIARTATSHAEAGADIVAPSDMMDGRVAAIRADLDSEGFENTPVMSYSVKYASAFYGPFREAAESAPAFGDRRSHQMDPANVREALKENALDLEEGADMVIVKPALPYLDVVRRVAESSDVPVAAYNVSGEYSMIKAAARNGWINEKAAVLEAMTGIKRAGADIIISYHAPDVAAWIS, encoded by the coding sequence ATGGCATTTCCGACGCAGAGGATGAGACGTATACGGGGCAACGCGAGCCTTCGGGGGCTGGTGCGGGAGACGCATCTCAGGCCCGACGATTTCATCTACCCGATGTTCATAACCGCCGGGGAGGACGTCCGGCGGGAGATAAAGTCCATGCCGAACGTCTTTCAGCTCTCGATAAACCACGCCGTCGCCGAGGCGAAGCGTGTCCACGAACTCGGCATCCCGGGCGTTCTGCTCTTCGGCATCCCGGACGCCAAAGACGAGGCCGCTACGGGGGCGTACGACCCGGAGGGCGTCGTGCAGCTCGCGGTGAGGGCTATAAAAGACGCCGTGCCGGAGCTGCTCGTCATCACGGACGTGTGTCTGTGCGAGTACACCCAGAACGGACACTGCGGCATCGTGGACGGGCGATCGGGTGAGGTCCTGAACGACGTTTCTCTGGAACTCATCGCCCGCACCGCAACTTCTCACGCGGAGGCCGGGGCGGACATCGTCGCGCCGTCGGACATGATGGACGGGCGGGTCGCTGCCATCCGGGCCGACCTCGACAGCGAGGGCTTCGAGAACACACCCGTGATGTCCTACTCCGTGAAGTACGCTTCGGCGTTCTACGGGCCGTTCCGGGAGGCCGCCGAGAGCGCGCCCGCCTTCGGGGACCGGCGGAGCCACCAGATGGACCCGGCCAACGTCCGCGAGGCCCTGAAGGAGAACGCCCTCGACCTCGAAGAGGGCGCGGACATGGTCATAGTCAAGCCCGCGCTGCCGTACCTCGATGTCGTGCGACGCGTCGCGGAATCGTCGGATGTGCCGGTCGCGGCGTACAACGTGAGCGGGGAATACTCGATGATCAAGGCCGCAGCCAGAAACGGCTGGATCAACGAAAAGGCCGCCGTCCTTGAGGCCATGACCGGGATCAAACGCGCCGGGGCGGACATCATAATCTCGTATCACGCTCCGGATGTTGCGGCCTGGATCTCCTGA
- the cobA gene encoding uroporphyrinogen-III C-methyltransferase, with protein sequence MSEQNGKVGTVYLVGSGPGDPGLITVKGQRLLEAADAIVYDRLAPESLLAYAKPEAQLVYVGKKPGDHSMSQEDINATLVRLGKEGRQVVRLKGGDPYIFGRGSEEAIELIEAGIPFEVVPGITSGVAAPAYAGIPVTHRGVSTSVAFITGHEDPTKGRTDVDWSGIAHGADTLVLYMGVGRLKEISTSLIAAGRPSDTPVAVVRWGTLAEQRTVTGTLSDIAEKVARAKLGPPAITVVGGVAALRGEGLGWFEARPLFGKKVVVTRARAQAGELSVKLEELGAEVVEFPTIEIVPPDDFDPLDDAIRALDSFEWLVFTSVNGVDAFTERLAHHDLDVRAIRQDAKIAAIGPATAERIRASGLRVDVIPDEFRAEGLLDEIPAEKIKGRRILIPRAKVAREILPEKLRGAGAEVVVAPAYQSVSSNAGRAALEKQLRAGEIDCITFTASSTVENFARVFGDEIPGLLHGAKVACIGPITTDTARKHGLTVHTEADEYTIPGLVRAVERLFAAG encoded by the coding sequence ATGAGCGAGCAGAACGGGAAAGTCGGGACGGTCTACCTTGTCGGGAGCGGGCCGGGCGACCCCGGCCTTATAACCGTCAAGGGCCAGCGGCTCCTTGAAGCCGCCGACGCCATCGTCTACGACCGGCTTGCGCCCGAGAGTCTGCTTGCATACGCGAAGCCGGAAGCCCAACTCGTCTACGTCGGAAAGAAGCCCGGCGACCACTCCATGTCTCAGGAAGACATCAACGCGACGCTTGTCCGGCTCGGGAAAGAAGGCAGGCAGGTCGTCCGGCTCAAGGGCGGCGACCCGTACATCTTCGGGCGGGGCAGCGAAGAGGCGATAGAGCTTATAGAGGCCGGGATACCGTTTGAGGTCGTGCCGGGGATAACGAGCGGGGTCGCGGCCCCGGCCTACGCGGGAATCCCGGTAACGCACCGGGGCGTCTCCACGAGCGTCGCGTTCATCACCGGCCACGAAGACCCGACGAAGGGCCGCACCGACGTTGACTGGTCGGGCATCGCACACGGCGCGGATACGCTCGTCCTTTACATGGGCGTCGGACGTTTAAAAGAGATCTCAACGAGCCTCATAGCCGCCGGGAGGCCGTCTGACACGCCGGTCGCGGTCGTGCGGTGGGGAACGCTCGCCGAACAGCGCACCGTAACCGGAACCCTCTCCGACATCGCCGAGAAGGTCGCAAGGGCGAAGCTCGGGCCGCCCGCTATAACGGTCGTCGGCGGGGTCGCCGCGCTGCGCGGGGAGGGACTCGGATGGTTTGAGGCGCGTCCGCTCTTCGGAAAGAAAGTCGTCGTGACGCGGGCGCGGGCGCAGGCCGGAGAGTTGTCGGTGAAGCTGGAGGAACTCGGGGCGGAGGTCGTGGAGTTCCCGACCATCGAAATAGTTCCGCCCGACGACTTCGACCCGCTCGACGACGCCATCCGCGCCCTCGACTCCTTTGAGTGGCTTGTCTTTACCAGCGTAAACGGCGTTGATGCCTTTACCGAGCGGCTCGCCCACCACGACCTCGACGTTCGGGCGATAAGGCAGGATGCAAAGATAGCGGCCATCGGCCCGGCGACGGCGGAGCGCATCCGCGCGTCCGGCCTCAGGGTGGATGTCATCCCGGATGAGTTCCGGGCGGAGGGGCTGCTCGATGAGATCCCGGCAGAAAAGATAAAAGGCAGGCGCATCCTTATCCCGAGGGCGAAGGTGGCCCGTGAGATCCTCCCGGAGAAGCTCCGCGGGGCCGGGGCCGAGGTCGTCGTTGCGCCCGCTTATCAGTCGGTGTCCTCGAACGCGGGCCGGGCCGCGCTCGAAAAACAGCTTCGCGCCGGGGAGATAGACTGCATCACCTTCACCGCAAGCTCGACGGTAGAGAACTTCGCCCGCGTCTTTGGAGACGAGATACCGGGGCTGCTTCACGGGGCGAAAGTCGCCTGCATCGGGCCGATCACCACCGACACCGCAAGAAAGCACGGCCTCACCGTCCACACCGAGGCCGACGAATACACCATCCCCGGCCTCGTCAGGGCGGTCGAGAGGCTCTTCGCCGCCGGGTGA
- the hemC gene encoding hydroxymethylbilane synthase: MTRTERPKVILGTRGSKLALAQSENIADRLRKAGIPVEIQTIKTTAEQRPDESFAQIDQRDLFTKQIDDALLSGGIDLAVHSLKDIPTDVPDGTEIVAVPERHEPSDALVSQQRYDVDGLPDGAVVATSSLRRRAQLLAYRPDLKIADIRGNVDTRVRKVLEDGHADAAVLAGAGLSRIGHSAPRTEIPHNILLPAVGQGALAVTIQTGHELGDRVRSILNDPEAEWAVLAERAMLSELEGGCRVPVGGYAVVDGAGIHLRGRVVSVDGAMSFKAEGRGDEPEALGVSVARDLLEQGAEIILSEVRQARSGA, translated from the coding sequence ATGACCCGAACGGAACGCCCGAAGGTGATCCTCGGCACCCGCGGCTCGAAGCTCGCCCTCGCTCAGTCGGAGAACATCGCAGACCGCCTGCGGAAGGCCGGGATCCCGGTCGAGATCCAGACCATAAAAACAACCGCCGAGCAACGCCCCGATGAGTCGTTCGCCCAGATAGACCAGCGTGACCTCTTCACGAAGCAAATAGACGATGCGCTTCTCTCCGGCGGGATAGACCTCGCCGTTCACTCCCTCAAGGACATCCCGACCGACGTGCCGGACGGAACGGAGATAGTCGCCGTTCCCGAACGCCACGAACCTTCCGACGCACTTGTGTCGCAACAAAGGTACGATGTGGATGGTCTGCCGGACGGCGCGGTTGTGGCGACGAGCAGCCTTCGGCGGCGGGCGCAGCTTCTGGCCTACAGGCCGGACTTGAAGATAGCGGACATTCGGGGCAACGTGGACACGCGGGTCAGAAAGGTTCTGGAGGACGGACACGCCGACGCGGCGGTCCTTGCCGGGGCGGGGCTTTCCCGCATCGGCCACAGCGCCCCGAGAACGGAGATACCGCACAACATCCTGCTTCCGGCGGTCGGACAGGGCGCCCTGGCGGTTACGATACAGACCGGGCACGAACTTGGAGACCGAGTGCGGAGCATCCTGAACGACCCGGAGGCCGAGTGGGCCGTCCTTGCCGAGCGGGCGATGCTCTCGGAACTGGAGGGCGGTTGCCGGGTTCCGGTCGGGGGATACGCGGTCGTGGACGGGGCCGGGATACACCTGCGCGGCCGGGTCGTCTCGGTGGACGGCGCGATGTCTTTCAAGGCCGAGGGACGGGGGGACGAGCCGGAGGCGCTCGGCGTATCGGTGGCGCGGGATCTACTGGAACAGGGGGCTGAGATCATCCTCTCGGAAGTCAGACAGGCCAGGAGCGGTGCATGA
- the hemA gene encoding glutamyl-tRNA reductase gives MLIAALGISYREAPVEVRERVAFAPCQARTFARKLVEAEAASEAVVLSTCNRTEIYAVVETESSREHILDLIAEDREAEREGFEGYVFWETGVAAVEHLYRVASSLDSMVVGEAQILGQVREAYRSATEERSTGPILNRMFHSSLRVGKRVRSETSIGDHSLSVPRVATKLASDVFGDLAGRSALIVGAGEMSELVIESLKDAGVSDFRILNRTRSRADSLAGRVGGEAVAMGSLPDELGRADVVVSSTGADDWVVTSGVVAEALRLREDPIFFIDIAVPRDVDPAVQTLDRAYLYDIDDLQSVVEHNADDRGRAAGEAEGIISPEVQGFMAWVSTLHVVPLIKELRSEAERIRVHEFSRAVNNLDLTEEQAKAVERMSQLLVNKLLHGPIAEIKARAEAGEPLESHEVKRRLLALDGLGVELSRHGANRG, from the coding sequence TTGCTTATCGCGGCTCTCGGGATAAGTTACCGCGAGGCTCCGGTCGAGGTGCGCGAGCGGGTTGCTTTCGCGCCGTGTCAGGCGCGGACGTTCGCCCGGAAGCTTGTCGAGGCGGAGGCTGCGAGCGAGGCCGTCGTGCTGTCCACCTGCAACCGCACCGAGATATACGCCGTCGTGGAGACGGAGAGTTCGCGGGAGCACATCCTCGACCTTATCGCCGAAGACCGCGAGGCGGAGCGGGAAGGCTTCGAGGGCTACGTTTTCTGGGAGACCGGGGTCGCCGCCGTCGAGCATCTCTACCGCGTCGCGTCGTCGCTGGACTCGATGGTCGTCGGGGAGGCGCAGATCCTCGGTCAGGTGCGCGAGGCGTACCGCTCGGCCACCGAAGAGCGCTCGACCGGGCCGATCCTCAACCGGATGTTCCACTCGTCGCTGCGCGTCGGGAAGCGGGTTCGCTCCGAGACGAGCATCGGGGATCACTCGCTCTCCGTTCCGCGCGTCGCGACGAAGCTGGCCTCGGACGTTTTCGGAGACCTTGCCGGACGCTCCGCGCTTATCGTCGGGGCGGGGGAGATGAGCGAGCTCGTCATCGAGAGCCTCAAGGATGCTGGGGTGTCGGACTTCCGCATCCTGAACCGAACCCGCAGCCGCGCCGATTCGCTTGCGGGCCGAGTCGGGGGCGAGGCCGTCGCCATGGGCTCGCTCCCGGACGAACTCGGACGGGCGGACGTTGTCGTAAGCTCCACCGGGGCCGACGACTGGGTTGTTACCTCGGGGGTCGTGGCGGAGGCGTTGCGGCTTCGCGAGGACCCGATCTTCTTTATAGACATCGCCGTTCCTCGCGACGTTGATCCGGCGGTACAGACGCTCGACCGGGCCTACCTCTACGACATCGACGACCTGCAGTCCGTCGTGGAGCACAACGCAGACGACCGGGGCCGCGCCGCCGGGGAGGCCGAAGGGATCATCTCGCCTGAGGTTCAGGGTTTCATGGCGTGGGTGAGCACGCTGCACGTCGTGCCGCTTATAAAGGAACTGAGGAGCGAGGCGGAGCGCATCCGCGTCCACGAGTTCTCCCGCGCGGTGAACAACCTCGACCTGACCGAAGAGCAGGCAAAGGCCGTCGAGCGTATGAGCCAGCTTCTCGTGAACAAGCTGCTTCACGGGCCGATAGCGGAGATAAAGGCCCGCGCCGAAGCCGGAGAACCGCTCGAGAGCCACGAGGTCAAGCGCCGGCTTCTCGCCCTCGACGGCCTCGGCGTCGAACTCTCCCGTCACGGCGCAAACCGGGGATGA
- a CDS encoding precorrin-2 dehydrogenase/sirohydrochlorin ferrochelatase family protein, whose protein sequence is MNLAGRRCVMVGGGAVAGRKARRLLQARAEVVVISPEVTEELQAMATEVHRRPYESGDLDGAFLAFVATDSREVNARVVEEANERGVMVNVADEPEEGDFVLPSTLRRGGLQVAVSTGGASPVLAREIRKRLEKRFGPEWAGLVEGVRREREARLSGGSDRADTRLKDEVERCLSRLSG, encoded by the coding sequence ATGAACCTCGCCGGACGCCGATGCGTGATGGTCGGTGGCGGCGCGGTGGCCGGGCGCAAGGCTCGCAGGCTCCTTCAGGCCCGGGCCGAGGTCGTGGTCATCTCCCCGGAGGTGACCGAAGAACTTCAGGCGATGGCGACGGAAGTCCACCGCAGACCCTACGAGTCGGGCGACCTTGACGGGGCGTTCCTCGCTTTCGTGGCGACGGACTCGCGGGAGGTAAACGCGAGGGTGGTCGAGGAGGCGAACGAACGCGGCGTTATGGTCAACGTCGCGGACGAGCCGGAGGAAGGAGATTTCGTTCTGCCGTCAACGCTTCGTCGCGGGGGTCTGCAGGTGGCCGTTTCGACGGGCGGCGCGTCTCCGGTGCTTGCGCGGGAGATCCGCAAGCGGCTGGAAAAGAGGTTCGGGCCGGAGTGGGCCGGGCTTGTGGAAGGGGTCCGTCGGGAGCGCGAGGCGCGGCTCTCGGGCGGATCGGACAGGGCAGATACCAGACTGAAAGACGAGGTGGAACGTTGCTTATCGCGGCTCTCGGGATAA
- the moaC gene encoding cyclic pyranopterin monophosphate synthase MoaC, which yields MRLEFSHIDRKGASRMVDVGEKEVVRRTARASGRVTMAPETVTLLREKALPKGDALNTARIAGVMASKKTSELIPLCHGLNITFVDVDFEVDGTGVEITAEARISDRTGVEMEALTAVSVAALTLYDMCKAVDKGMVISEVRVVEKTKQG from the coding sequence ATACGCTTGGAGTTCTCACATATAGACCGCAAAGGCGCGTCGAGGATGGTGGATGTCGGGGAGAAGGAGGTGGTCCGGCGCACAGCCAGAGCCTCGGGCCGGGTAACGATGGCCCCGGAAACGGTCACGCTCCTGCGCGAGAAGGCGCTTCCCAAAGGCGATGCGCTGAACACCGCCCGCATCGCCGGGGTGATGGCCTCAAAGAAGACCTCCGAACTCATACCGCTCTGTCACGGGCTGAACATAACGTTCGTGGACGTGGACTTCGAGGTGGACGGAACGGGCGTTGAGATAACCGCCGAAGCCCGCATCAGCGACCGGACCGGCGTGGAGATGGAGGCCCTGACCGCCGTGAGCGTCGCCGCTCTGACGCTCTACGATATGTGCAAGGCCGTCGACAAGGGCATGGTCATCTCGGAGGTCCGGGTCGTGGAGAAGACCAAGCAGGGGTAG
- the selB gene encoding selenocysteine-specific translation elongation factor, with the protein MAEAPGSPISLTIGTAGHVDHGKTTLVRYMTGTDTDRLEEEHRRGISIVPGYAELTLPGGRRASLIDVPGHERFVKNMVAGSSGVDAFLLVVAADDGVMPQTREHLDILRVLGVERGVVALTKTDMVDDEMVELAVLDVEELLESVGVAAEVYPVSGATGEGVPELLGALDLLAGTDRNARSGGDLARLPVDRSFVLRGIGVVVTGTLWNGEVRPGDTLYTASGKRPRVRGVQNHGRPSPVARAGARTALDVVGVEAAEIEPGDVLLSRPVEPARQVDVRLGVLASAKPLRHGTLVRLHHGTRDVNARVRLGEGEEIPPGGDALARLRLDETLVVLPGDRFVIRSLTPSVTIGGGTVLDLAARGRGPDREWLIALESGDLQEIIPLAIAGNPDSGLGVDELALVTSSSVEAVSEAVKSLGEITTIGEVFAEKAVVKRARKRLLGALEDRAKSSPENPELSVAGARVASGVGARLADALLAELDGEAVVVSESGVRVRGADEVPPELEAEAEELLGKLRAAGGEPPTLQMSSALRLLVKRGEAVAMGGGLFGSREAADSVLDTIKDACNSEGEISLAGFRDRIGTSRKFSQAWLEYADAAGVTVRTGDVRVLTRRHRTG; encoded by the coding sequence ATGGCTGAGGCGCCGGGTTCGCCGATCTCGCTCACCATCGGGACGGCGGGGCACGTGGATCACGGCAAGACCACCCTTGTCCGCTACATGACCGGAACGGACACCGACCGCCTCGAAGAGGAACACCGCCGGGGCATCTCCATCGTACCGGGCTACGCCGAACTCACCTTGCCCGGAGGCCGCCGGGCGAGCCTTATAGACGTGCCGGGACACGAGCGGTTCGTCAAGAACATGGTGGCGGGTTCAAGCGGCGTCGACGCCTTCCTGCTCGTCGTGGCCGCCGACGACGGGGTGATGCCCCAGACCCGCGAACACCTCGACATCCTGCGCGTCCTCGGTGTCGAGCGCGGCGTCGTCGCCCTGACAAAGACCGACATGGTGGACGATGAGATGGTCGAACTCGCGGTTCTGGACGTGGAGGAACTCCTTGAATCGGTCGGGGTGGCGGCGGAGGTATATCCGGTCAGCGGCGCTACGGGGGAGGGCGTGCCGGAGCTTCTCGGGGCGCTGGACTTGCTTGCGGGCACCGACCGGAACGCCCGGAGCGGGGGCGACCTTGCGCGGCTTCCGGTTGACCGGTCGTTTGTTCTGCGCGGCATCGGGGTGGTTGTTACGGGGACGCTGTGGAACGGCGAGGTGCGCCCCGGCGACACGCTCTACACCGCCTCCGGGAAGCGTCCGAGGGTGCGCGGGGTGCAGAACCACGGTCGCCCGTCGCCCGTCGCCCGCGCCGGGGCGAGGACGGCTCTGGATGTCGTCGGGGTAGAAGCAGCGGAGATCGAGCCGGGCGATGTCCTGCTCTCGCGGCCCGTAGAACCCGCGCGGCAGGTGGACGTTCGGCTCGGGGTGCTGGCGTCGGCGAAACCCCTGCGCCACGGCACGCTCGTGCGCCTGCACCACGGCACACGCGACGTAAACGCTCGCGTCCGGCTCGGTGAGGGGGAAGAAATCCCGCCCGGCGGCGACGCGCTCGCCCGTCTCCGGCTCGACGAGACGCTTGTAGTGCTGCCGGGGGACCGGTTCGTTATACGCTCGCTGACCCCGAGCGTCACCATCGGGGGCGGGACGGTGCTCGACCTCGCCGCGCGCGGACGCGGCCCCGATCGGGAGTGGCTTATCGCCCTTGAAAGCGGGGACTTGCAGGAGATCATCCCGCTCGCCATCGCTGGAAACCCGGACTCCGGTCTCGGGGTGGATGAGCTCGCCCTCGTAACCTCGTCAAGCGTCGAGGCCGTCTCGGAGGCCGTGAAGTCTCTTGGGGAGATCACGACCATCGGAGAGGTTTTCGCGGAGAAGGCGGTCGTCAAGCGAGCAAGGAAACGCCTCCTTGGCGCTCTGGAAGACCGGGCGAAATCCAGCCCGGAGAACCCGGAACTCTCCGTCGCCGGGGCGCGGGTCGCAAGCGGGGTCGGGGCTCGCCTCGCGGACGCGCTTCTTGCGGAGCTCGACGGCGAGGCCGTCGTTGTCTCCGAGTCGGGGGTGCGGGTGCGCGGCGCGGACGAAGTCCCCCCGGAACTCGAGGCCGAGGCCGAAGAACTGCTCGGAAAGCTGAGGGCCGCCGGGGGCGAACCGCCGACGCTCCAGATGTCCTCCGCGCTGCGGCTGCTTGTGAAACGCGGCGAGGCGGTCGCGATGGGCGGCGGGCTGTTCGGCTCCCGCGAAGCCGCAGATTCCGTGCTCGATACGATAAAGGACGCGTGCAACTCGGAGGGGGAGATCTCACTAGCGGGGTTTCGGGACCGCATCGGGACTTCCCGGAAATTCTCTCAGGCATGGCTGGAGTACGCCGACGCCGCGGGCGTTACCGTCCGGACGGGCGATGTGCGGGTTCTTACGCGGCGTCACCGCACCGGATGA
- the selA gene encoding L-seryl-tRNA(Sec) selenium transferase — MESPKPYNGSGEALRRLPAVDAVLRSSSASPLLERYGAVSVTGAVRSALGETRDAIFAGCIPDLSIENIVLLAGNSLEGRGLRRVVNATGVILHTNLGRSVLSEKAVEAVFEAATGYSNLEYSVPAGRRGSRYDHAVPLLTELTGAEDALVVNNCAGATLLALAAAVDGEPGSEVIVSRGQLIEIGGGFRIPEVLEVSGATLREVGTTNRTRLADYDQAINDATRAVLWVHPSNFEVVGFTESVGVKELCTLGQTVIADVGSGAMLPLADEPRITEAVKDGADLVIFSGDKLLGGPQAGIIVGKKRLIRKMRSHPLTRALRADKLCLAALEATLKSYLDGTAAEELPTQRMLNESAEVVGARAGSLAERLREASPGPLAFEVVGSVARSGGGTLPNFEVLSAAVRVGGTDADTLARGLRRARVPVVGRVYNGSLLLDARTLLPGDEGRIVAAFQQFFGAADG, encoded by the coding sequence ATGGAAAGCCCGAAACCATACAACGGAAGCGGCGAGGCCCTGAGGCGGCTCCCGGCTGTGGATGCCGTGCTTAGATCTTCGTCGGCCTCGCCGCTGCTCGAACGTTACGGTGCCGTTTCCGTGACCGGGGCCGTGCGCAGCGCCCTCGGGGAGACAAGAGACGCTATCTTCGCCGGGTGCATCCCCGACCTCTCCATCGAGAACATCGTCTTGCTCGCGGGAAACTCGCTTGAAGGGCGCGGCCTCCGGCGCGTCGTAAACGCAACCGGGGTCATACTGCACACAAACCTCGGTCGCTCCGTTCTCTCCGAAAAGGCCGTCGAGGCCGTTTTCGAGGCTGCAACGGGGTACTCGAACCTTGAGTACAGCGTACCGGCCGGGCGGCGCGGGAGCCGCTACGACCACGCCGTCCCGCTTCTCACCGAGCTTACCGGGGCCGAAGACGCGCTTGTCGTCAACAACTGCGCCGGGGCGACCTTGCTCGCGCTCGCTGCGGCCGTTGACGGTGAGCCGGGTTCCGAGGTAATAGTCTCGCGGGGTCAGCTTATCGAAATCGGGGGCGGCTTCAGAATTCCCGAAGTCCTTGAAGTCTCCGGCGCAACGCTGCGTGAGGTCGGCACTACAAACCGGACCCGCCTCGCGGACTACGACCAGGCGATAAACGATGCGACCCGGGCCGTACTCTGGGTGCATCCGTCCAACTTCGAGGTCGTGGGGTTTACGGAATCGGTCGGGGTAAAAGAACTCTGCACGCTCGGCCAGACCGTTATCGCCGACGTGGGCAGCGGCGCGATGCTCCCGCTCGCAGACGAGCCGCGCATCACCGAAGCCGTAAAAGACGGGGCCGACCTCGTTATCTTCTCCGGCGACAAGCTTCTCGGCGGACCGCAGGCCGGGATCATCGTCGGGAAAAAGCGCCTTATCCGGAAGATGAGATCCCATCCCCTGACCCGAGCCCTGCGCGCCGACAAGCTCTGCCTCGCCGCTCTGGAGGCGACCCTGAAATCTTATCTGGATGGAACAGCCGCCGAAGAACTCCCGACCCAGCGGATGCTGAACGAGAGCGCCGAGGTCGTAGGGGCGCGGGCCGGGTCCCTGGCCGAAAGGCTCCGGGAGGCATCGCCCGGACCGCTCGCCTTCGAGGTCGTCGGTTCGGTGGCAAGAAGCGGCGGCGGGACGCTCCCGAACTTCGAGGTTCTTTCGGCGGCCGTCCGGGTCGGGGGTACGGACGCGGACACGCTCGCCCGGGGGCTGCGTCGCGCCAGGGTTCCGGTTGTCGGGCGGGTCTACAACGGCTCGCTTCTGCTCGACGCTCGGACCCTGCTGCCGGGCGACGAAGGGCGTATAGTCGCGGCCTTCCAGCAGTTCTTCGGGGCGGCGGATGGCTGA